A stretch of the Uranotaenia lowii strain MFRU-FL chromosome 3, ASM2978415v1, whole genome shotgun sequence genome encodes the following:
- the LOC129751168 gene encoding B9 domain-containing protein 1 produces MKEIGAGDGESFFHLAVTGQLHSAYFPMGPDGGNLFCRYDVIAGPDWELISGMRSGITQSASGSGDYRRVVFNMPLEFTLKSTNPHGWPQIVFSLYGNNFWNVETNRGYARVHCPLSGSKRVMQAPLFVPKFSNVWSAAMSWITGVNPEMRDPKTLADGSKHKALASESYGELIVELQAISRGCSKMSLDWGQSYD; encoded by the coding sequence ATGAAGGAAATTGGGGCCGGTGATGGAGAAAGTTTCTTCCATTTGGCGGTCACAGGCCAGCTGCATTCGGCGTACTTCCCGATGGGGCCGGATGGTGGCAATCTTTTCTGTCGATACGATGTCATTGCCGGACCAGATTGGGAGCTGATTTCGGGCATGCGATCCGGAATCACTCAGAGTGCTTCCGGTAGTGGTGATTATCGGAGGGTGGTATTCAATATGCCGCTGGAGTTTACGCTGAAATCTACGAACCCTCACGGTTGGCCGCAGATTGTTTTCAGTTTGTATGGCAACAATTTCTGGAACGTCGAGACGAATCGAGGCTATGCTAGGGTTCACTGCCCGTTGAGTGGGTCGAAACGGGTGATGCAGGCTCCACTATTTGTGCCCAAATTCAGTAACGTCTGGTCCGCTGCCATGAGCTGGATAACAGGTGTGAATCCGGAGATGCGTGACCCAAAAACATTGGCTGACGGGTCCAAACATAAGGCGTTGGCATCGGAAAGCTACGGAGAGCTGATAGTTGAGCTGCAAGCAATATCTCGAGGATGCAGTAAGATGTCCCTGGACTGGGGACAATCTTACGATTGA
- the LOC129751166 gene encoding molybdenum cofactor biosynthesis protein 1 isoform X2, with translation MLRLIPSSIEMLANNSRTWLKLSPPVAAISKANGNLLLNRRQCATSPSSTSTSSTDNAETIPSTGTPAIVKSHKKSISTAPDSPLTDKFGRFHSYLRISLTERCNLRCKYCMPAEGVQLSAKDSLLTTAEVLRLANLFVQEGVRKIRLTGGEPTVRKDLTDIVEQLKRIPLLESVGITTNGLMLTRQLVGLQRAGLDALNISLDTLKAAKYEQITRRKGWERVIAGIDLAIQLGYKPKVNCVLMKGFNDDELCDFVEMTRDRNVDIRFIEYMPFTGNRWDTSNMVAFRDALGTITARYPNLETMENGPNDTSKAFRVPGFQGQIGFISSMTEHFCGSCNRLRITADGNLKVCLFGNTEVSLRDALRSGSSEDDLRCLISAAVKRKKKQHADLVPKLNRLILPASSSSTSSARFSHLQQLVGVRSFASLSHVDERTGKASMVDVDDKYVSRREAKAQATVYVGPTISALIEGNELKKGDVLSISQMAGIVAAKKTSELVPLCHNIPLSSIKVETSLNAATHEVHILTKVKCEGKTGVEMEALTAASIAALTVYDMCKSVSHEILIKNIMLIEKTGGKSDYFKASAKPKAVSKSDDPPIVVKQYKREPIKNDEDFVPIHH, from the exons ATGCTTCGCCTGATACCGTCTTCGATCGAAATGCTTGCGAATAATAGTCGGACCTGGCTCAAGTTGTCACCACCGGTGGCAGCTATCAGCAAGGCCAATGGCAATTTGCTGCTAAATCGAAGGCAATGCGCAACATCACCATCATCGACATCGACATCTTCGACTGATAACGCGGAAACG ATTCCATCAACGGGCACACCAGCAATCGTGAAGAGTCACAAGAAATCAATCAGTACTGCTCCCGATTCTCCGCTAACGGACAAGTTTGGACGGTTCCACAGTTACTTGCGAATATCGCTCACCGAGAGGTGCAACCTACGCTGCAAATATTGTATGCCAGCCGAGGGAGTTCAGCTTTCTGCCAAAGACAGTCTGCTCACGACCGCCGAGGTGCTCCGGTTGGCAAATCTATTCGTGCAAGAAGGCGTACGCAAGATCCGTCTGACCGGTGGTGAACCGACAGTGCGCAAAGATCTTACCGATATCGTGGAACAGCTGAAGCGCATTCCTTTGCTGGAAAGTGTTGGCATCACAACCAACGGCCTCATGTTAACCCGACAGCTAGTTGGCCTGCAGCGGGCCGGGCTCGATGCCCTCAACATCAGCCTGGACACCCTGAAGGCAGCCAAATACGAACAAATTACCCGACGCAAGGGCTGGGAGCGAGTGATCGCCGGTATAGATTTGGCTATCCAGTTGGGCTATAAACCCAAAGTCAATTGCGTCCTGATGAAGG GTTTCAACGATGACGAACTGTGTGACTTTGTCGAGATGACCCGGGATCGAAATGTTGACATCCGATTTATTGAGTACATGCCATTCACCGGGAACCGATGGGACACTAGTAATATGGTCGCGTTTCGAGATGCTCTAGGGACGATAACAGCTCGCTATCCAAACCTGGAAACGATGGAAAATGGTCCGAACGATACATCCAAAGCTTTCCGGGTCCCTGGCTTCCAGGGTCAGATCGGGTTCATTAGCTCCATGACGGAACATTTTTGTGGTTCTTGCAACCGATTACGCATCACCGCGGACGGTAATTTGAAAGTTTGCCTTTTCGGCAACACCGAAGTGTCCTTGCGAGACGCCTTACGATCCGGAAGCTCCGAAGACGATTTGCGTTGTCTGATATCGGCAGCAGTCAAGCGGAAGAAGAAGCAACATGCAG atttggtcccGAAACTTAATCGACTCATCCTTCCAGCATCATCATCTTCAACTTCATCGGCACGTTTCTCGCACCTTCAACAACTCGTGGGAGTTAGGAGTTTTGCGTCGCTCAGTCATGTGGACGAACGAACCGGCAAGGCCAGTATggtcgatgtggacgacaagtATGTCAGCCGACGGGAGGCCAAAGCGCAGGCAACGGTTTACGTGGGACCCACCATTTCGGCACTCATCGAAGGCAACGAGCTCAAGAAGGGAGACGTCTTGTCCATTTCCCAGATGGCAGGAATTGTGGCCGCCAAGAAAACATCCGAACTAGTCCCGCTGTGCCACAACATTCCCTTGTCGTCGATCAAGGTCGAAACCAGTCTGAACGCTGCCACCCATGAGGTGCACATTCTGACCAAGGTCAAATGCGAGGGCAAAACAGGAGTGGAAATGGAAGCCCTGACGGCGGCCTCGATAGCCGCACTCACCGTGTATGACATGTGCAAATCCGTGTCCCACGAGATACTCATCAAAAACATTATGCTAATCGAGAAAACAGGCGGAAAAAGTGATTACTTCAAGGCATCGGCCAAACCGAAAGCAGTTTCGAAAAGCGATGATCCACCAATCGTGGTCAAACAATACAAACGAGAACCTATCAAAAACGACGAAGACTTCGTTCCtattcatcattga
- the LOC129751166 gene encoding molybdenum cofactor biosynthesis protein 1 isoform X1, with amino-acid sequence MLRLIPSSIEMLANNSRTWLKLSPPVAAISKANGNLLLNRRQCATSPSSTSTSSTDNAETIPSTGTPAIVKSHKKSISTAPDSPLTDKFGRFHSYLRISLTERCNLRCKYCMPAEGVQLSAKDSLLTTAEVLRLANLFVQEGVRKIRLTGGEPTVRKDLTDIVEQLKRIPLLESVGITTNGLMLTRQLVGLQRAGLDALNISLDTLKAAKYEQITRRKGWERVIAGIDLAIQLGYKPKVNCVLMKASSSSTSSARFSHLQQLVGVRSFASLSHVDERTGKASMVDVDDKYVSRREAKAQATVYVGPTISALIEGNELKKGDVLSISQMAGIVAAKKTSELVPLCHNIPLSSIKVETSLNAATHEVHILTKVKCEGKTGVEMEALTAASIAALTVYDMCKSVSHEILIKNIMLIEKTGGKSDYFKASAKPKAVSKSDDPPIVVKQYKREPIKNDEDFVPIHH; translated from the exons ATGCTTCGCCTGATACCGTCTTCGATCGAAATGCTTGCGAATAATAGTCGGACCTGGCTCAAGTTGTCACCACCGGTGGCAGCTATCAGCAAGGCCAATGGCAATTTGCTGCTAAATCGAAGGCAATGCGCAACATCACCATCATCGACATCGACATCTTCGACTGATAACGCGGAAACG ATTCCATCAACGGGCACACCAGCAATCGTGAAGAGTCACAAGAAATCAATCAGTACTGCTCCCGATTCTCCGCTAACGGACAAGTTTGGACGGTTCCACAGTTACTTGCGAATATCGCTCACCGAGAGGTGCAACCTACGCTGCAAATATTGTATGCCAGCCGAGGGAGTTCAGCTTTCTGCCAAAGACAGTCTGCTCACGACCGCCGAGGTGCTCCGGTTGGCAAATCTATTCGTGCAAGAAGGCGTACGCAAGATCCGTCTGACCGGTGGTGAACCGACAGTGCGCAAAGATCTTACCGATATCGTGGAACAGCTGAAGCGCATTCCTTTGCTGGAAAGTGTTGGCATCACAACCAACGGCCTCATGTTAACCCGACAGCTAGTTGGCCTGCAGCGGGCCGGGCTCGATGCCCTCAACATCAGCCTGGACACCCTGAAGGCAGCCAAATACGAACAAATTACCCGACGCAAGGGCTGGGAGCGAGTGATCGCCGGTATAGATTTGGCTATCCAGTTGGGCTATAAACCCAAAGTCAATTGCGTCCTGATGAAGG CATCATCATCTTCAACTTCATCGGCACGTTTCTCGCACCTTCAACAACTCGTGGGAGTTAGGAGTTTTGCGTCGCTCAGTCATGTGGACGAACGAACCGGCAAGGCCAGTATggtcgatgtggacgacaagtATGTCAGCCGACGGGAGGCCAAAGCGCAGGCAACGGTTTACGTGGGACCCACCATTTCGGCACTCATCGAAGGCAACGAGCTCAAGAAGGGAGACGTCTTGTCCATTTCCCAGATGGCAGGAATTGTGGCCGCCAAGAAAACATCCGAACTAGTCCCGCTGTGCCACAACATTCCCTTGTCGTCGATCAAGGTCGAAACCAGTCTGAACGCTGCCACCCATGAGGTGCACATTCTGACCAAGGTCAAATGCGAGGGCAAAACAGGAGTGGAAATGGAAGCCCTGACGGCGGCCTCGATAGCCGCACTCACCGTGTATGACATGTGCAAATCCGTGTCCCACGAGATACTCATCAAAAACATTATGCTAATCGAGAAAACAGGCGGAAAAAGTGATTACTTCAAGGCATCGGCCAAACCGAAAGCAGTTTCGAAAAGCGATGATCCACCAATCGTGGTCAAACAATACAAACGAGAACCTATCAAAAACGACGAAGACTTCGTTCCtattcatcattga